The proteins below come from a single Dehalococcoidia bacterium genomic window:
- a CDS encoding CoA transferase: MRDLLPAPLRDVRVLDLAGPLAWYGTKLLADLGADVIRLEPPGGDPARRRPPFVRAGPAQGESLAFWYFNTSKRSELIDLTQEEGCRRLRALARDADVVVDTALPAERALLGIDYAALARRNPRLVYVLATPFGTTGPYQRWQASDLILQALGGLMFLAGLPTRPPSQLGGNQAEYQTGVLAACGALLGLAARDHSGRGQLVEVIGQVAVAIDAENALPYWDFERWVRPRLGVENYLRMRQLFRCRDGWVVVSIGNRWQSFRRLLERAGLLSEELADPAWNSADYRAAHAQTIERACEALCAAMTRDEIWRLGQEARVGVAPVQRIDELFADPQLAARAFWQRVPHPEIERDITYPGPPFRLSATPWRIFRRPPLAGEHSGEGWLPRPRAPRSAPPARRDRLPLEGVRVIDLSWVAAAPLATRLMALFGAEVLRIESATRPDSSRRLPTARPPGNDSLNASGMWNNLNPGKASVVLDLTHPEAVRLLERFIQTADVLVDNFGVDPYPKWGLTLARLRALRPDLIIARASTMGRTGPRQHFIGLGYTIGAAAGHHAITGFPDDPPAGAGIAHPDYSCNPYHLAVAVLAALHYRRRTGVGQTIDLAQHESTVCWVGVEAMDYAVNGVVAGPCANRSPDAAPHGAYPALGDDAWIAIACQSDAQFAALAAAMEQPHLATDPRFSSLAARKANEDALDQIVARWTRRQPARAAAARLQQLGIPAGPVQSHRDLVEEDPQMRSIGHYVRIEHHEVGVHLADGPPVRLTSTPGRVSRPAPLLGEDTERLLRELLGLDEEEIVAGYLNGWLR; encoded by the coding sequence GTGCGTGATCTGCTTCCTGCGCCGCTTCGCGATGTCCGGGTGCTCGACCTCGCCGGTCCTCTCGCGTGGTACGGCACGAAACTGCTTGCCGATCTTGGGGCGGATGTCATCCGTCTCGAGCCCCCGGGGGGCGACCCTGCCCGTCGGCGGCCGCCGTTTGTGCGGGCCGGTCCGGCCCAGGGGGAAAGTCTCGCCTTCTGGTATTTCAATACCTCAAAGCGGTCGGAACTCATCGACCTCACGCAGGAAGAGGGCTGCCGCCGCCTGCGCGCCCTCGCCCGCGATGCCGACGTTGTCGTCGATACCGCTCTTCCCGCCGAGCGCGCGCTGCTCGGGATTGACTATGCCGCGCTTGCCCGCCGCAACCCGAGACTGGTGTATGTTCTGGCGACCCCCTTTGGAACGACCGGCCCCTACCAGCGCTGGCAGGCGTCTGACCTCATTCTCCAAGCCCTGGGCGGGTTGATGTTTCTGGCGGGCCTGCCGACCAGGCCGCCGAGCCAATTGGGCGGCAATCAAGCCGAATATCAGACGGGGGTCCTTGCGGCCTGCGGCGCGCTGCTCGGGCTGGCTGCCCGCGACCACTCGGGGCGGGGCCAGCTTGTTGAGGTCATCGGTCAAGTTGCCGTCGCGATCGACGCCGAGAATGCCCTCCCCTACTGGGATTTCGAGCGGTGGGTGCGCCCTCGCCTCGGCGTCGAGAACTACCTCCGCATGCGCCAGCTCTTCCGTTGCCGGGACGGCTGGGTGGTCGTTTCGATCGGCAACCGCTGGCAGTCGTTTCGTCGCCTGCTCGAGCGTGCCGGGCTTCTTTCGGAGGAGCTTGCCGACCCGGCCTGGAACTCCGCTGACTACCGGGCGGCTCATGCTCAGACAATAGAACGCGCATGCGAAGCGCTGTGCGCTGCGATGACCCGGGATGAAATTTGGCGGCTTGGTCAAGAGGCGCGGGTGGGCGTCGCTCCGGTTCAGCGCATCGATGAGCTGTTCGCCGACCCGCAGCTGGCGGCGCGCGCTTTTTGGCAGCGTGTCCCTCATCCTGAGATCGAGCGCGACATCACTTATCCCGGCCCGCCGTTCCGTCTTAGCGCCACGCCGTGGCGGATTTTCCGCCGCCCTCCTTTGGCGGGCGAGCACAGCGGCGAGGGCTGGCTCCCGCGGCCGCGTGCTCCCCGTTCGGCGCCGCCGGCGCGCCGCGACCGGCTGCCGCTTGAAGGAGTTCGGGTGATCGATCTCTCTTGGGTTGCGGCTGCGCCCTTAGCGACCCGCCTCATGGCGCTCTTCGGAGCAGAGGTGCTCCGGATCGAGAGCGCAACGCGCCCAGACAGCTCCCGCCGCCTGCCGACGGCGCGGCCGCCCGGCAACGATAGCCTGAACGCCTCCGGCATGTGGAACAATCTCAATCCCGGGAAGGCGTCGGTCGTCCTCGACCTGACGCACCCGGAGGCAGTCCGGCTGCTCGAGCGGTTCATTCAGACCGCCGACGTCCTCGTCGATAACTTCGGCGTCGATCCCTATCCCAAATGGGGGTTGACCCTCGCCCGGCTGCGCGCGCTTCGTCCCGACCTGATCATCGCCCGCGCCTCGACGATGGGGCGCACCGGACCGCGCCAGCATTTCATCGGCCTTGGCTACACTATCGGCGCAGCTGCCGGCCATCACGCCATTACCGGCTTTCCCGACGACCCCCCGGCTGGGGCTGGCATCGCGCATCCAGACTACTCCTGCAACCCGTACCACCTCGCGGTCGCCGTCCTTGCCGCTTTGCACTATCGTCGGAGGACCGGCGTCGGGCAGACGATAGATCTCGCGCAGCATGAGAGCACGGTCTGCTGGGTCGGCGTCGAGGCGATGGACTACGCCGTCAACGGCGTCGTTGCTGGCCCCTGCGCCAACCGCTCGCCCGATGCAGCGCCCCATGGCGCTTACCCCGCGCTCGGCGATGATGCTTGGATTGCCATTGCGTGCCAAAGCGACGCGCAGTTTGCCGCTCTCGCGGCGGCGATGGAGCAGCCCCACCTCGCGACCGACCCGCGCTTTTCCTCTCTTGCCGCGCGCAAAGCGAATGAGGATGCGCTCGATCAGATCGTCGCGCGCTGGACGCGCCGCCAGCCAGCGCGTGCCGCCGCCGCGCGCCTGCAGCAGCTCGGCATCCCGGCGGGGCCGGTTCAGAGTCATCGCGATCTTGTCGAGGAAGACCCGCAGATGCGCTCCATCGGCCACTATGTCCGCATTGAGCACCACGAAGTGGGTGTCCATCTCGCCGATGGACCGCCCGTCCGGTTGACGTCGACGCCGGGTCGGGTCTCCCGCCCGGCTCCCCTCCTCGGGGAAGATACCGAGCGCCTCCTACGCGAACTGCTGGGGCTCGACGAAGAAGAGATTGTGGCGGGCTATCTGAACGGCTGGCTGCGCTAG
- the cas6 gene encoding CRISPR system precrRNA processing endoribonuclease RAMP protein Cas6 — translation MNARTGLRVQRLQIQLQARDDVDLGRNPGSTLRGALAAGLFARWCHGGPSSAPCHWRHCPACFLLLAADPHRHRGQAVPRPYALEPGPARVEAGALWSFSLTLIGPAIELGEAVVDAIAWAAGRGFGRGRGRSTLLASRRIPPISGAAVGVLDDDAVSASCAPAARLTVTFRTPLRLVHRGALVKRPDLVVLTHRLLERLEALSACYSVAPPLASVWRERRAEIAAVARAAQLVEERTRWVEAWSGSRRTGTRTPTGGIVGAAVWQGELTPLVPWLRWGEAVHVGKNAVKGDGWMVVQTA, via the coding sequence TCTCGGCCGGAACCCGGGCTCAACGCTGCGGGGTGCGCTCGCCGCTGGGCTTTTCGCCCGCTGGTGCCATGGTGGACCGAGCAGCGCGCCCTGCCACTGGCGACACTGCCCAGCCTGTTTTTTGCTGCTGGCAGCGGACCCCCATCGGCATCGCGGCCAAGCGGTGCCCCGGCCGTACGCTCTTGAGCCGGGGCCGGCGCGGGTTGAAGCAGGCGCGCTCTGGTCGTTCAGCCTCACGCTGATCGGCCCCGCGATCGAACTGGGGGAAGCGGTGGTCGACGCGATCGCGTGGGCTGCCGGGCGCGGCTTCGGACGGGGACGGGGGCGATCAACGCTGCTCGCCTCGCGCCGAATACCGCCAATCAGCGGGGCAGCAGTCGGCGTTCTTGATGACGATGCAGTCAGTGCCTCGTGCGCGCCCGCGGCGAGGCTGACGGTCACATTCCGAACACCGCTCCGCCTCGTCCATCGCGGAGCGCTGGTGAAACGGCCGGACCTCGTAGTGTTGACCCACCGGCTCCTCGAGCGCTTGGAAGCGTTGAGCGCCTGCTACAGTGTCGCACCGCCGCTAGCATCGGTTTGGCGCGAGCGGCGCGCTGAAATCGCAGCAGTCGCGCGGGCCGCTCAGCTCGTTGAGGAGCGCACCCGCTGGGTTGAGGCGTGGAGCGGCTCGCGGCGGACCGGCACGCGCACCCCAACGGGAGGGATAGTCGGAGCGGCCGTCTGGCAGGGCGAACTCACGCCGCTTGTGCCGTGGCTGCGCTGGGGAGAAGCGGTCCATGTCGGCAAGAATGCCGTTAAGGGGGACGGCTGGATGGTGGTCCAGACCGCCTGA
- a CDS encoding glycosyltransferase translates to MLSVWSNSSGEESRPRVSIVISAYLSHATIGSTLSALRAQTFCDFETIVVDSSPDDRTRRIAAAYPGVKVVASPTRLTPCSARNRGIALARGDLIVCTDPDAYPEPTWLSRLVAEHERTGGIVAGACRCFGDRWLDHGIHFVKFAALLPRRSRRAAVAGTVNCLLPRWVFEALGPFSEEVAPADALFSWRAAQAGLSITFAPDAVVYHHHLDHLRAIVQNRLRWGNDLARARTAHFRWSRGRSLLWALLSFFPVRLMWSVLRDARRAAEARLLRRYLVTLPVYLAGTYATLVGEACSYFRHAVRL, encoded by the coding sequence ATGCTGAGCGTCTGGAGTAATTCCAGCGGGGAGGAATCGAGACCGCGAGTATCGATCGTCATCTCTGCCTATCTTTCGCACGCAACGATCGGAAGCACCCTCTCGGCGCTGCGGGCGCAAACGTTTTGCGATTTCGAGACGATCGTCGTCGACAGCAGCCCGGACGACCGAACGCGCCGGATTGCCGCCGCCTATCCCGGGGTGAAGGTGGTCGCATCCCCGACGCGGCTGACCCCGTGCTCGGCGCGCAATCGCGGCATCGCGCTCGCTCGCGGCGACCTCATCGTCTGCACCGACCCCGACGCTTACCCTGAGCCAACGTGGCTGTCGCGTCTCGTTGCCGAGCACGAACGAACTGGAGGGATCGTTGCGGGTGCCTGCCGCTGCTTCGGGGACCGCTGGCTCGATCACGGGATCCATTTCGTGAAATTTGCGGCCCTGCTTCCGCGTCGGTCGCGGCGCGCCGCCGTTGCAGGGACGGTGAACTGCCTCCTGCCGCGCTGGGTCTTTGAGGCGCTCGGCCCGTTCTCGGAGGAGGTTGCGCCGGCAGATGCGCTCTTCAGCTGGCGGGCAGCGCAGGCCGGTCTGTCGATCACGTTCGCTCCCGACGCCGTGGTATATCACCACCATCTTGACCATCTTCGCGCAATCGTCCAGAACCGCCTCCGCTGGGGGAACGACCTTGCGCGAGCGCGAACGGCGCACTTTAGGTGGAGCCGAGGACGAAGTCTTCTCTGGGCACTGCTCTCGTTCTTTCCCGTTCGCCTGATGTGGAGCGTTCTGCGCGACGCGCGGCGGGCTGCGGAGGCACGGCTCTTGCGTCGCTATCTTGTCACGCTTCCCGTCTATCTTGCAGGAACGTATGCCACGCTCGTGGGCGAGGCATGCAGCTACTTTCGGCACGCGGTCCGGCTGTGA
- a CDS encoding undecaprenyl/decaprenyl-phosphate alpha-N-acetylglucosaminyl 1-phosphate transferase, whose protein sequence is MFASPLPATITYMAIFVVSLLLTLLGTPLARHLAIQLGLVDQPAARKIHRVPVPLMGGVAIWLGLIVALMLFTDRFNLPQLGAILLGATIVAIAGLIDDRVGLSPYLKLGVQFLATWPLLAAGVRVESATPWQEVNLILTVLWVVGVTNAFNLLDNMDGLAASVAAIASGFFLVLAAGSGQFLVASLSAAVAGASLGFLRFNFLAPAKIFMGDAGSLLLGFLLAAIGIKLRFDNDPTVTLLIPILVLGVPIFDTALVTISRLRRGRNPLTAAGRDHLSHRLTMLGLTQREAVMVIAMLSGILGLAAVFLSSAGQIEAFAIAATVVLAALYGVVQLERVYQRATMPAPPVLPAAPPPPDGARAQPLTAEREPLDNSRR, encoded by the coding sequence ATGTTCGCTTCCCCCCTTCCTGCGACGATCACCTACATGGCGATTTTTGTCGTCTCGCTGCTCCTCACCCTTCTCGGCACGCCGCTCGCTCGTCACCTCGCGATCCAGCTGGGGCTTGTCGACCAGCCGGCGGCGCGCAAGATCCATCGCGTTCCGGTGCCCTTGATGGGGGGGGTCGCGATTTGGCTGGGGCTGATTGTCGCCCTGATGCTGTTCACCGACCGCTTCAACCTCCCCCAGCTCGGAGCGATCCTGCTCGGAGCGACTATCGTCGCCATCGCCGGCCTTATTGACGACCGAGTGGGGCTGTCGCCCTACCTCAAGCTTGGCGTGCAGTTTCTGGCGACTTGGCCGCTTCTCGCCGCAGGCGTTCGCGTCGAGTCGGCGACCCCGTGGCAGGAAGTGAACCTGATCCTGACCGTGCTCTGGGTTGTCGGCGTGACGAACGCCTTCAATCTGCTCGACAACATGGATGGTCTCGCGGCGAGCGTGGCGGCGATCGCGAGCGGGTTTTTCCTCGTCCTTGCGGCGGGAAGTGGACAGTTCCTCGTTGCCAGCTTATCCGCCGCCGTCGCTGGCGCCAGCCTCGGCTTCCTCCGCTTCAACTTCTTGGCTCCGGCGAAGATCTTCATGGGAGATGCGGGAAGCCTCTTGCTCGGCTTTTTACTGGCCGCGATCGGGATCAAGCTCCGGTTCGACAACGACCCGACCGTAACGCTGCTCATTCCCATCCTCGTCCTCGGCGTGCCGATTTTCGACACCGCGCTTGTCACCATCTCGCGGCTGCGTCGCGGCCGCAATCCGCTCACCGCCGCTGGCCGTGACCATCTCTCTCATCGCCTGACGATGCTCGGGCTGACGCAGCGAGAGGCCGTGATGGTGATCGCGATGCTGAGCGGGATCCTCGGTCTCGCTGCAGTCTTTCTCAGCAGCGCCGGCCAGATCGAAGCGTTCGCTATCGCGGCGACCGTCGTCCTTGCGGCGCTCTACGGCGTCGTCCAACTCGAGCGTGTCTACCAGCGCGCAACGATGCCGGCGCCGCCGGTGCTGCCGGCAGCCCCGCCGCCGCCCGATGGGGCGAGGGCGCAGCCGCTCACCGCCGAGCGCGAACCACTCGACAACAGCCGGCGCTGA
- a CDS encoding SDR family oxidoreductase, producing the protein MPLDLGLTAKVAVVTGGSAGIGRATARRLAREGARVAICARDPHRLAEAARALAEETGVPVLGVPADVRRPEDVDRLFATVRAQLGPVAILVNNAGTANANPFDGVDDATWQEDLDLKLFGAIRCIRCALPDMRAARWGRIVNLTAISGKTPGPSTLPTSVSRAAGIALTKALSKEVAGDGITVNTVCIGLVRSAQIDRATQAMYPHLSLEAAYAERAKSVPVGYIPTADEAADLIAFLVSARAGYLTGTAINFDGGASPAV; encoded by the coding sequence ATGCCCCTCGACCTTGGTCTTACCGCGAAAGTCGCCGTCGTCACCGGCGGCAGCGCCGGGATTGGCCGCGCCACCGCCCGCCGTCTGGCACGTGAAGGGGCCCGCGTCGCCATCTGTGCGCGCGACCCCCACCGCCTCGCGGAAGCAGCGCGCGCTCTCGCCGAAGAGACGGGGGTGCCGGTGCTTGGGGTTCCAGCCGATGTCCGTCGGCCCGAGGATGTTGACCGGCTGTTCGCCACGGTCCGCGCTCAGCTCGGGCCCGTCGCGATCCTCGTCAACAATGCGGGCACGGCGAACGCAAATCCGTTTGACGGCGTTGATGACGCGACGTGGCAGGAGGACCTCGATCTGAAGCTGTTCGGCGCAATCCGGTGCATTCGCTGCGCGCTCCCGGATATGCGTGCCGCCCGCTGGGGGCGGATCGTCAACCTGACGGCGATTAGCGGGAAGACCCCTGGGCCGAGCACACTGCCAACATCGGTCAGCCGAGCCGCCGGCATCGCCCTCACGAAGGCGCTCTCGAAGGAGGTTGCCGGGGACGGGATTACAGTGAACACCGTCTGCATTGGGCTCGTGCGCAGCGCCCAGATCGATCGCGCGACGCAGGCGATGTATCCCCACCTTAGTCTCGAGGCCGCCTACGCCGAGCGGGCGAAAAGTGTTCCCGTCGGCTACATCCCCACCGCCGACGAAGCTGCCGATCTGATCGCCTTCCTCGTCTCGGCGCGTGCCGGCTACCTGACAGGAACCGCGATCAATTTCGATGGGGGCGCGTCGCCTGCCGTCTAG
- a CDS encoding SRPBCC family protein, with protein sequence MIELARSIRIATPPEEVFQYVADYRNVLRFMPYLTDFRPQSRRPYGLGSRFTWEANVRGFPLCASFEVTEFDPPRTMAARTIDGPESACRWTFAPCPEGALVTLETTLVLPSLPLVRLIGRPFFEREIAATMERALRALRECLAPAAALLSR encoded by the coding sequence ATGATCGAACTGGCGCGTTCCATTCGCATTGCCACTCCTCCCGAGGAAGTCTTCCAGTACGTTGCCGACTATCGGAATGTTCTCCGCTTCATGCCTTATCTGACCGACTTTCGGCCTCAGTCGCGCCGGCCGTATGGTCTCGGCAGCCGCTTCACGTGGGAAGCGAACGTCCGCGGTTTTCCGCTGTGCGCCAGCTTCGAGGTCACCGAATTCGACCCCCCGCGCACCATGGCAGCACGCACCATCGATGGCCCTGAAAGCGCCTGCCGCTGGACGTTCGCGCCCTGTCCGGAAGGCGCGCTCGTCACGCTGGAAACGACGCTGGTCCTCCCCTCCCTGCCGCTCGTTCGCCTCATCGGGCGTCCCTTCTTCGAACGCGAAATCGCGGCGACGATGGAGAGGGCGCTGCGCGCGCTCCGCGAGTGTCTCGCGCCCGCCGCCGCGCTCTTGTCGCGCTGA
- the smpB gene encoding SsrA-binding protein SmpB, translating into MSKEPTEPLAVNRKAFHDYFIDETFEAGIALSGTEIKSVRKGNINLRDGYVRPEGGEMWLLGVHIAPYEQGNIYNHDPRRPRKLLLHRREIDYLTSKVKEKGLTIVPLRVYIKNDVAKVAIGLARGKKQHDKREAIAEREARREIERALKAR; encoded by the coding sequence GTGTCAAAGGAACCGACAGAGCCGCTCGCTGTTAACCGCAAGGCGTTTCATGACTATTTTATCGATGAGACGTTCGAAGCGGGAATAGCGCTCAGCGGCACCGAAATCAAGTCCGTCCGCAAGGGGAACATCAACCTCCGCGATGGGTATGTTCGGCCTGAGGGCGGCGAGATGTGGCTGCTCGGGGTGCACATTGCGCCCTATGAGCAGGGGAACATTTACAACCATGACCCGCGGCGACCGCGCAAGCTGCTCCTTCACCGGCGCGAGATCGACTACTTGACCTCCAAGGTGAAGGAGAAGGGGTTGACGATCGTTCCGCTGCGGGTCTATATCAAAAACGATGTTGCCAAGGTCGCCATCGGCTTGGCGCGCGGCAAAAAGCAGCACGACAAGCGGGAAGCGATCGCGGAGCGAGAAGCCCGGCGCGAAATCGAGCGGGCACTCAAAGCGCGGTAA
- a CDS encoding LLM class flavin-dependent oxidoreductase, producing the protein MRRLGISVVGNSARDKIDLAKRAEAAGFAMVFTSDDPGQDTFVALAAIACNTSTITIGAGICRSFIRHPVVTASAAADVDELSNGRLILGLATGTKRQNLYQYGITVDRPAAQLREVIQIMRGVWRHRTEAPFSFSGRFYTIPQLRYHDPWQPRDQIPIYLGAVNRRMAQLAGELCEGMAGHPCYTRRYIEGVIEPNVALGLARAGRSRASFDLARWICTVVDDDPERARFACKMGLGNYLATRSYGSLLDFHGWTAQKEAIQHAFFQQRDMTAVARAVTDDILQEMGIAGTPAQAREQLLAHWDSCDIPVLIPSGRFSSAEERYRSTRLLIDTFAPLLT; encoded by the coding sequence GTGCGGCGTCTCGGCATCTCCGTCGTCGGCAATAGCGCGCGCGACAAGATCGATCTCGCCAAGCGTGCCGAGGCGGCGGGGTTTGCGATGGTGTTCACGAGCGACGATCCCGGCCAAGATACTTTCGTTGCTCTCGCCGCTATCGCCTGCAATACCTCGACCATCACGATCGGCGCGGGGATCTGCCGTTCGTTCATCCGCCATCCTGTCGTCACGGCGTCGGCCGCAGCTGATGTCGACGAACTGTCCAATGGCCGCCTGATCCTCGGGCTTGCTACCGGGACGAAGCGTCAAAACCTGTATCAGTACGGGATCACCGTCGACCGGCCTGCCGCTCAGCTGCGCGAAGTGATCCAGATCATGCGCGGGGTGTGGCGGCACCGCACCGAGGCGCCGTTCTCGTTCAGCGGGCGGTTTTACACGATCCCGCAGCTCCGCTATCACGACCCGTGGCAGCCGCGCGATCAGATCCCAATCTACCTTGGGGCGGTCAACCGGCGGATGGCGCAGCTGGCGGGCGAACTGTGCGAGGGAATGGCGGGCCATCCTTGCTACACGCGGCGCTATATTGAGGGAGTTATCGAGCCGAACGTCGCGCTCGGCCTTGCCCGGGCGGGGCGCAGCCGCGCCTCCTTCGACCTCGCCCGCTGGATCTGCACCGTGGTCGACGACGACCCCGAGCGGGCCCGCTTTGCCTGCAAGATGGGGCTCGGCAACTATCTTGCTACGCGCAGCTATGGGTCGCTCCTCGATTTTCATGGGTGGACCGCTCAGAAAGAAGCGATCCAGCACGCCTTCTTCCAGCAGCGGGATATGACCGCTGTTGCGCGTGCCGTCACCGACGACATCCTCCAGGAGATGGGGATTGCAGGAACGCCGGCGCAAGCGCGCGAGCAGCTACTCGCGCACTGGGACAGTTGTGACATCCCCGTGCTGATCCCGAGCGGGCGCTTCTCGAGCGCCGAGGAGCGCTACCGCAGCACGCGTCTTCTGATCGATACCTTTGCCCCACTTCTCACCTGA
- a CDS encoding glycosyltransferase produces MLCSQIAGETGEFARAAALAKHLGRRGHEVTVVAASTTRHVGGRHVLREGVSCWEAGGLGPRKLRQTGVDPTEIATRLLVSDRAFDVVHAFSPRPTAAWHAARLRRSGVPLVYDWADLLGFGGFASQRRGVIGYVIGLIDTRLEEAIVTSADSVTAISTFLARRALRLRAPRGGVWLLPPGADSEAIFPVDQRAARRALGIPQGCLLVGFAGFHRLDVDLLAAVLARLSPRYPALRLAVAGPSGAFLQRQLDPRWRDRLIRFPSLSGERYRNFLGCADVLLLPYPGRRYNLARYPHKIGEYLASGRAIVTNPTGDMGALLARHSAALLVEETAAGLAEGVARCLEDERLRQELGRRARALAETEFRWERVAARLEEAYIATAAASGQRPVSVEKGW; encoded by the coding sequence ATGCTGTGTTCGCAGATCGCGGGAGAAACAGGGGAGTTTGCGCGCGCTGCTGCTCTGGCCAAGCATCTCGGCCGGCGCGGCCATGAGGTAACAGTCGTCGCCGCGAGCACGACGCGGCACGTTGGGGGGCGTCACGTTCTGCGCGAGGGGGTTTCTTGCTGGGAAGCCGGCGGTCTTGGGCCGCGCAAGCTGCGCCAAACCGGCGTTGACCCGACGGAGATCGCCACCCGTCTGCTCGTGTCCGACCGCGCGTTTGACGTTGTCCACGCTTTCTCGCCTCGCCCAACCGCCGCTTGGCATGCGGCGCGGCTGCGCCGGAGCGGAGTTCCGCTCGTTTATGACTGGGCTGACCTCCTCGGGTTCGGCGGCTTCGCCAGCCAGCGGCGAGGAGTGATTGGCTACGTGATCGGCTTGATCGACACGCGCCTTGAGGAGGCCATTGTCACCTCTGCCGACAGCGTCACCGCGATCTCGACGTTCTTAGCCAGACGCGCTCTTCGCCTGCGAGCCCCGCGCGGAGGGGTGTGGCTGCTCCCTCCCGGCGCGGACAGTGAGGCGATCTTCCCCGTCGACCAGCGGGCGGCGCGCCGCGCCCTCGGGATACCGCAAGGGTGCCTTCTCGTCGGGTTTGCGGGCTTCCATCGGTTGGATGTTGATCTCCTTGCTGCTGTTCTCGCGCGGCTTTCCCCCCGCTATCCGGCCCTGCGCCTTGCGGTTGCGGGGCCGTCGGGAGCGTTTCTCCAGCGGCAGCTTGACCCGCGCTGGCGCGATCGGCTGATCCGGTTCCCCTCTCTTTCCGGGGAACGGTACCGCAACTTTCTCGGCTGTGCGGACGTGCTTCTCCTTCCGTACCCGGGGCGCCGCTATAACCTCGCGCGCTATCCCCACAAAATCGGTGAGTATCTCGCGAGCGGACGGGCAATTGTCACCAATCCGACTGGCGACATGGGCGCGCTCCTTGCCCGCCACTCAGCGGCGCTGCTCGTGGAGGAGACCGCAGCCGGGCTTGCCGAAGGAGTTGCTCGCTGTCTTGAGGATGAGCGCCTGCGGCAGGAGCTCGGCCGGCGCGCTCGGGCGCTTGCGGAGACAGAGTTTCGGTGGGAGCGCGTGGCGGCGCGGCTGGAGGAAGCCTACATTGCAACGGCCGCTGCCTCGGGGCAGCGGCCGGTCAGCGTGGAGAAGGGGTGGTAG